The sequence CATCATTGTCGAGACCACAGGCCTGGCCAACCCTTTCAACATGCTGGAGGAAATGGAAGAATTGACGGATCTGGTCCGCTTCGACAGCATCCTGACGGTGGTCGACGCGCCGAACGCGCAGCAAACCTTCGCCGAGCACTCCATCGCCATCGACCAGCTCCGGGCGGCGGATATCGTGATGCTCAACAAGCAGGACCTCGTCGATGCGGATCGGCTTGAGGCTGTCATCAAAATGGTAAAGGCGCACAACCCGCATGCGCCCGTGTTTCCCGCCGTGGGCGGTGAGCTCCATCCGGCCCTTGTGCTGGACGTCGATGACCGCCCGCACCGGGCTGTTGGGGGCAAAAGCCACGGACTGCATCATATTTCGCACATGCATGAAGGGCTTTGGTGCAAAAGCATTCTGCTTGAGGGCCCTCTTGAGCGTGAAAGGTTCCTTGAATCCGTAGACCGCCTCCCCGCATCCGTGTTCCGCGTCAAGGGCGTCATCGAGTTCACGGATTCCCCGCTGGCCCTGCTTTTTCAATATGTCGGTGGACGCTACGAGATTTCGCTCTTTCCCGAGCAGTCCGACCCGGACCGCTTCCTGACCCTCATCGGCAAGGGCGGCGACCCTCAGAACGCGGCTGCGGCAATCCAGGCCCTGGACGCATTCGGGACCTGAACGAACTGTGCGTGCCGGAAGTCATGGCTTTCAGGCACGGCGGTAATTTAGGCAAATTTGAAGTGAAAATATCGCGGGGAGAAGTCCGCAGCGTTGTCGATGTGCTCGCAAGAACGAGGGGCGGACGTGTTGGATTGGGTATCGGCTGGACGCCGATAAGAAAAAAGGCTTGCAATGTTTCCACTGCAAGCCTTTGATTTCTTTGGTAGCGGGGGCAGGATTTGAACCTACGGCCTTCGGGTTATGAGCCCGACGAGCTACCATGCTGCTCCACCCCGCGCCATGTGAGAAGAGCTTTCTATGTAGGTTTACAACGCTTGTCAAATGCTATATTCACTTTTTTCTTATGAAAAACACAATTAATAAAATTTCTTTAATTATTCCGGTATATAATGAAGAAGAAAATCTTCAGGATCTGTACTCGGAGATCACCCGCAGCCTTTCCGGATTGACCTGCGCCTATGAGCTTCTGCTCGTGGATGACGGCAGCTCGGACTCCAGTCTGGGCGTGATTCGTGCTTTGGCCGGGGCGGACGAGCGTGTCCGCTTTTTATCCTTTGCCAGGAACTGCGGGCAGTCCGCGGCCTTTGCCGCAGGTTTCCGCTATGCGGGCGGCGACGTGGTCGTGACCTTGGACGCCGACCTGCAGAACGATCCCGCCGATATCCCGGCCATGCTCGACGTCTACGCCCAGGGCGTGGACATGGTCATCGGATGGCGGGCCAAGCGTCAGGACAGCGTGGTCAAGCGCTGGGCCTCGCGTTTCGCCAACTGGGTGCGCAACAGGATCAGCCGTGAAACTGTCCGTGACACGGGCTGCTCTCTTAAAGTAATGCGTGCCGAGATGGTCAAGCGGATCCCCATGTTCACGGGCATGCACCGTTTTCTGCCCACGCTCATGAAGCTTGAAGGGGCGAAGGTGGCGGAAGTGCGGGTCAATCATCGTCCGCGCAGCAAGGGCGTCTCCAAGTACGGGATCTGGGATCGGGCCTGGTCCTCGGCCTACGATCTGCTCGCGGTGCGCTGGATGCAGAAGCGGCATATCGGGTACGTGGTTTCTGATACAAACGTTAAATGATATTTGAAGAGTGACCTGTTTTCCAGGCTGATCCCGGGCGCACGGTCCGGGCTGATCGGCTGGGCTGGGCGGAGCTTCATCATATGGCGCGTGCGCGCCTTGGGCGGAACATGGAATTGACGACGCAGTGGTGGCTCTTGGCCATCGGTTTTACGGGTCAGGGCTTTTTCTTCATGCGCTTTTTCTGGCAGTGGATCGTCTCCGAGCGGGAGAAAAAGAGCATCATACCCATAAGTTTTTGGTACTTCAGCCTGTTTGGCAGCTTTTTTCTGCTGACCTACGCCATCCTGCGCAAGGACATTGTTTTCATTGTCGGCCAGTCCACGGGCTCCATCATCTATACGCGCAACCTCTATCTGATCCACCGCGAGCGCAAACGGCTCCAGAGCACCGGATAGAGCGGGAGCAGGACCCCGGCCACAGCCAGTCCCGTGGCCCAGCCCGCCAGAATGTCCATGGGAAAGTGTTTTCCAAGATACATTCGCGAATAGCCGATCACCAGCGGCAGCGCCCAAATTGTCTTCTTGCGGAATGTGGCGAAAAGGACGAGAGCAGCCGCTGCGGAGTTGGCGGCGTGAGCCGAAGGGAAGGACGAGCCCTGCTGCTTGGTGGTCGTGAAATCCTGCGGCAGAGCGGCCCATGTCCCGGACTGCTGGAATCGCGTCTCGCCGACGCTCTGGTAGGGGCGCACCCGGCCCACGCTCTCTTTAATCAGGGAACAGGTCAGGTCGGAAGCGCCGATGCTTAACGCCAGTCCCAGGACAACGGTCGTGGACGCCCGCCCCAGCTTGAGGCAGATGGCCGCCAGCACCACGGCCAGCGTCCAGAGCACGGCATGGCTTGAAAACAGGGGCATGAGCATATCGAAAAGCGGATTCTGCCAGCTCTGGTTGATCCACCTGAAAAGGGTCATTTCCCAGTCGGGTGTATGGAAAAACATTTTTTTCTCCTTGCTCTGCCTAGTTTGGTGGAAGCGGGCGAAATTGTCCAGCGGGCAAGAGCGCTTGACATCTTGACGCATTAAGATTTTGCGGCTACTTTCCCAGTTTACTTTTTTTGAAGGAGAAACGAAATGAGCAAGAGAACATATCAACCGAGCACCACCAAGCGTAAGAGAAGTCACGGATTTCTCGTCCGCTCCCGGACCAAGAACGGACAGGCCGTGCTGCGCCGCAGAAGAGCAAAGGGAAGAAAAAGATTAGCCGTCTAGCCTATCCTCCCTCGTATCGACTGAAGAGACGGCCCCAGTTTTGCAGCTGTTATGACCGGGGCCGTCGTTTTTTTTCAAAGAGTTTCAGCCTCTTTGTGCTCGAGCGGGAAGACGCCGGACTGTCCTGGCGTCTTGGACTGACGGTGAGCAGAAAAATCGGCAAGTCCGTGCGGCGCAATCGGGTCAAGCGTTTGGTCCGGGAGTACTTCCGGCTTCACCAGCACGATTTTCGCTTGTGCGCCGACATTGTCGTCGTGCCCAAGCGGGGCGTTTGCGTGGATTCCATGGACCTTGCGCAGGTGTCCTCGGAACTTGGCCCGCTGATGACAAAAATCGTGTCCCGGGTTGGAGCGGCCTAGGCCTTTTGCGGAGTTTCCATGCGCCATGTCTTCGTACGTATCCTCTCCTTGTATCAGTATCTGATATCCCCGCTCTATTCTCCCTGTTGCCGTTTCACTCCTTCGTGTTCCGAATATGCCCGGCAGGCCGTCTTGTCTCATGGAATCTTTCGGGGGATGGGCCTTGCTTTCTGGCGGTTGTTGCGTTGTCATCCCCTGTGTGCCGGTGGTTACGATCCGGTTCCCACCCCTAACTTGTCAAAGAGAGATTGAAATCAATGGATAGCAATAAGCGCGTCATCCTCGCTGTTTCCTTGTCCCTGCTGGTGCTTCTGGGCTGGAATTACATTTTCCCCCCGGCTCCTCCTCTGGAAACGGCCCCCCAGAATCTTTCCGCACCCAACCAGACCGCGGCGCCCGCTTCCCAGGATGCGGCGCAGGTGATGCCTTCCTCTCCAACCGTGCAGTTTATTCCCTCCAAGGGGGAAAAGCTGTCCGTGGATACGCCCCTTTATCGCGCCGTGATCAATTCTTCCGGCGGCGTGCTGGAGAGTTTTGAGCTCAAGGAATACAAGGAAACCATTGATCCGGGTTCCAAAAACATCGATCTGGTCACGGCGCAGTCGGTGACCAAA is a genomic window of Desulfomicrobium baculatum DSM 4028 containing:
- the yidD gene encoding membrane protein insertion efficiency factor YidD, encoding MRHVFVRILSLYQYLISPLYSPCCRFTPSCSEYARQAVLSHGIFRGMGLAFWRLLRCHPLCAGGYDPVPTPNLSKRD
- the rpmH gene encoding 50S ribosomal protein L34; this encodes MSKRTYQPSTTKRKRSHGFLVRSRTKNGQAVLRRRRAKGRKRLAV
- a CDS encoding lipid-A-disaccharide synthase N-terminal domain-containing protein yields the protein MARARLGRNMELTTQWWLLAIGFTGQGFFFMRFFWQWIVSEREKKSIIPISFWYFSLFGSFFLLTYAILRKDIVFIVGQSTGSIIYTRNLYLIHRERKRLQSTG
- a CDS encoding phosphatase PAP2 family protein — protein: MFFHTPDWEMTLFRWINQSWQNPLFDMLMPLFSSHAVLWTLAVVLAAICLKLGRASTTVVLGLALSIGASDLTCSLIKESVGRVRPYQSVGETRFQQSGTWAALPQDFTTTKQQGSSFPSAHAANSAAAALVLFATFRKKTIWALPLVIGYSRMYLGKHFPMDILAGWATGLAVAGVLLPLYPVLWSRLRSRWIR
- a CDS encoding glycosyltransferase family 2 protein, with the protein product MKNTINKISLIIPVYNEEENLQDLYSEITRSLSGLTCAYELLLVDDGSSDSSLGVIRALAGADERVRFLSFARNCGQSAAFAAGFRYAGGDVVVTLDADLQNDPADIPAMLDVYAQGVDMVIGWRAKRQDSVVKRWASRFANWVRNRISRETVRDTGCSLKVMRAEMVKRIPMFTGMHRFLPTLMKLEGAKVAEVRVNHRPRSKGVSKYGIWDRAWSSAYDLLAVRWMQKRHIGYVVSDTNVK
- the rnpA gene encoding ribonuclease P protein component, yielding MSRLAYPPSYRLKRRPQFCSCYDRGRRFFSKSFSLFVLEREDAGLSWRLGLTVSRKIGKSVRRNRVKRLVREYFRLHQHDFRLCADIVVVPKRGVCVDSMDLAQVSSELGPLMTKIVSRVGAA